The Methanoculleus marisnigri JR1 genome window below encodes:
- a CDS encoding DUF134 domain-containing protein: protein MNEREPGEGRGRRQRGRPRVRRMIGDQGAFRCFGPLCGGPDEFVVVLPEEVEALRLVDLQGLEQEEAAAALGVSRKTLWRDLHEARTKVADALVHGKTIRIVGCDRRREEGCPDDEDASFDPAPG from the coding sequence ATGAACGAGAGAGAACCCGGCGAGGGGCGTGGCCGCCGCCAGCGGGGCCGGCCCCGGGTTCGCCGGATGATCGGGGACCAGGGGGCGTTCCGGTGTTTCGGCCCGCTCTGCGGGGGACCCGACGAGTTTGTCGTCGTCCTCCCCGAGGAGGTGGAGGCCCTGCGGCTCGTCGACCTCCAGGGACTCGAGCAGGAGGAGGCCGCCGCCGCCCTCGGCGTCTCCCGAAAGACCCTCTGGCGCGACCTCCACGAGGCGCGGACGAAGGTCGCCGACGCCCTGGTGCACGGGAAGACGATCCGGATCGTCGGGTGCGATCGCCGGCGGGAGGAGGGGTGCCCGGATGACGAGGACGCCTCCTTCGATCCGGCGCCGGGATGA
- a CDS encoding SpoIIAA family protein: protein MLDRMKESSGSVLGFRFDGKLSESDYATVLIPELERAIEEHQNVRILLKIEGFRSWRPGEGWDAFKQWPGMEQVDRIAVVGGERWREWMNHLPGLFVGFDGVDVRYFPETRLRDAWGWLREGLVVTAPRAA from the coding sequence ATGCTTGACCGGATGAAGGAAAGTTCGGGAAGTGTTCTCGGGTTCCGGTTCGACGGAAAGTTGAGCGAGAGCGATTACGCCACCGTTCTGATCCCGGAACTGGAACGAGCAATAGAGGAACATCAGAACGTCCGGATCCTCTTGAAGATCGAGGGATTCCGGAGCTGGAGGCCGGGGGAGGGCTGGGATGCCTTCAAACAGTGGCCCGGGATGGAGCAGGTCGACCGGATCGCCGTCGTCGGCGGAGAGCGGTGGCGGGAATGGATGAACCACCTGCCGGGGCTCTTTGTCGGGTTTGACGGGGTCGACGTGCGCTACTTCCCGGAGACCCGCCTCCGGGACGCCTGGGGCTGGCTTCGCGAAGGGCTCGTAGTCACGGCGCCGCGGGCGGCGTGA
- a CDS encoding SulP family inorganic anion transporter: MPAGETNWRRSLPADLAAGATTALVGIPQGMGFALVAGVNPVYGLYTAAFSTAIGALLTGSSYLKVMLSNVLAVSIYSVLAPVPEADVPATLFVLTILVGAFQLGFGLLRAGSLTRFISTAVLTGFVTGAALLIVLGQLGNLTGYRLPREAIQVLAIPELLLHAGEIQPQALFVGLLTISLALALQRVPRLTSFSLLLPVIIAALLVRTAFPGVALVGDIAAIPAGLPAPVVPDLALAPGLLIPALALAIIGLVMAVGVTETTPEPDGSIADVNRDFSGQGITNILTSFLQCAPSAGSLSATALNVAAGAETRAANLISGILVGAVIVVAGPLAEQIPLPALAGILILIGAELMNQPHVIACIWRYSRPGRWAMLATFISTQVLPLQYSIYIGVLLSLAIYLVTSTREATVVRLAPVEGGMFREEPAPERLLDDSITVLSVSGSVYFATLRAIERSLPSPGGAESAVVILALPRRVEAGTGLFRMLTRYARKVTAGGNRLILAEVNPRLLAGLEEGGVVEAIGPGNIFPATPVIGESLRAAIRAAKAGT, translated from the coding sequence ATGCCCGCCGGTGAGACAAACTGGAGGAGGAGCCTCCCGGCCGACCTCGCCGCCGGGGCTACCACCGCCCTCGTCGGCATCCCGCAGGGGATGGGGTTCGCCCTCGTCGCCGGGGTCAACCCCGTCTACGGCCTCTATACCGCCGCATTCTCGACCGCGATCGGGGCGCTCCTCACCGGTTCCTCCTACCTCAAGGTGATGCTCTCGAACGTCCTCGCGGTCTCGATCTACTCCGTCCTCGCCCCCGTCCCCGAGGCCGACGTCCCGGCCACCCTCTTCGTGCTGACTATCCTCGTCGGGGCCTTCCAGCTCGGGTTCGGGCTCCTCCGGGCAGGCAGCCTGACCCGGTTCATCTCCACCGCCGTCCTCACCGGGTTCGTCACCGGCGCGGCGCTCCTCATCGTCCTCGGCCAGCTCGGGAACCTCACCGGCTACCGGCTCCCGCGGGAGGCGATCCAGGTCCTCGCCATCCCCGAGTTGCTCCTCCACGCAGGCGAGATCCAGCCGCAGGCGCTCTTCGTCGGCCTCCTCACCATCAGTCTCGCCCTCGCCCTTCAGCGGGTGCCGCGCCTCACTTCCTTCTCGCTCCTCCTCCCGGTCATCATCGCGGCCCTCCTCGTCCGGACCGCATTCCCGGGGGTCGCGCTCGTCGGCGACATCGCCGCCATCCCCGCCGGCCTCCCGGCCCCCGTTGTCCCCGACCTCGCCCTCGCGCCCGGCCTCCTCATCCCGGCGCTCGCCCTCGCCATCATCGGGCTCGTGATGGCCGTCGGGGTCACCGAGACGACCCCCGAGCCGGACGGCAGCATCGCCGACGTGAACCGGGACTTCTCCGGGCAGGGGATCACGAACATCCTCACGAGTTTCCTCCAGTGCGCCCCGTCGGCCGGCTCCCTCTCGGCGACGGCGCTCAACGTCGCCGCCGGGGCAGAGACGCGGGCGGCAAACCTCATCTCGGGCATCCTCGTCGGGGCGGTCATCGTTGTCGCGGGCCCGCTCGCGGAACAGATCCCGCTCCCGGCTCTCGCCGGGATCCTGATCCTCATCGGGGCCGAGCTCATGAACCAGCCCCACGTAATCGCCTGCATCTGGAGATATTCCCGCCCCGGGCGCTGGGCGATGCTCGCCACGTTCATCTCCACCCAGGTCCTCCCGCTCCAGTACAGCATCTACATCGGCGTCCTCCTCTCGCTTGCCATTTACCTGGTCACCTCCACCCGGGAGGCGACCGTGGTCCGCCTCGCCCCGGTCGAGGGGGGGATGTTCCGGGAAGAACCGGCGCCCGAACGACTTTTGGACGACAGCATCACCGTCCTCTCGGTCTCCGGGAGCGTCTACTTCGCCACCCTCCGTGCCATCGAGCGGTCGCTCCCGTCCCCGGGAGGGGCAGAGAGCGCCGTCGTCATCCTTGCCCTCCCCCGAAGGGTCGAGGCAGGAACCGGGCTCTTTCGGATGCTGACACGCTACGCCCGGAAGGTCACGGCCGGTGGGAACCGGCTCATCCTCGCCGAAGTCAATCCCCGGCTCCTTGCAGGACTTGAAGAAGGGGGCGTCGTCGAGGCCATCGGCCCCGGGAACATCTTCCCCGCGACACCGGTCATCGGCGAGTCGCTCCGGGCCGCTATCCGGGCGGCGAAGGCCGGAACGTGA
- a CDS encoding DUF5320 domain-containing protein, giving the protein MPGFDGTGPAGRGPMTGGRRGRCVLPGTSVAEGESSTPVLRGIGRGGIPWGCGRGFRRGGR; this is encoded by the coding sequence ATGCCAGGATTTGATGGAACCGGCCCGGCCGGCCGTGGCCCGATGACGGGTGGCCGTCGGGGCCGGTGCGTCCTGCCCGGGACGTCTGTGGCGGAAGGCGAATCTTCCACGCCGGTGCTTCGCGGTATCGGCCGGGGCGGCATCCCGTGGGGGTGCGGCCGCGGTTTTCGTCGCGGCGGCCGGTGA
- a CDS encoding elongation factor 1-beta: MGNVAIIVKIMPESPEVDREALKAAVRAAVPVDDIQEEPIGFGLVALKAAVVVPDKAGAPDEVEAALQKIEGVASAEIVESTLV; the protein is encoded by the coding sequence ATGGGAAACGTAGCCATAATCGTGAAGATAATGCCGGAATCCCCGGAAGTCGACCGTGAAGCGCTCAAAGCGGCGGTCAGGGCGGCCGTCCCGGTCGACGATATTCAGGAAGAGCCGATCGGCTTCGGTCTCGTGGCGTTGAAAGCCGCCGTAGTCGTCCCCGACAAAGCCGGGGCTCCCGATGAGGTCGAAGCAGCGCTCCAGAAGATAGAAGGCGTCGCAAGCGCCGAGATCGTCGAATCCACTCTTGTGTAA
- a CDS encoding zinc finger domain-containing protein, with protein MTTRDRCTSCNATLAEEGSTWFPCPVCAHEISRCYRCREQSIGYTCPKCGFQGP; from the coding sequence ATGACAACGAGAGACCGATGTACCTCCTGCAACGCCACACTGGCCGAGGAAGGTTCCACCTGGTTCCCGTGCCCGGTGTGCGCGCACGAGATCAGCCGATGCTACCGGTGCAGAGAGCAGAGCATAGGGTATACGTGCCCGAAGTGCGGATTCCAGGGGCCATAA
- a CDS encoding amino acid kinase family protein, whose translation MNSPASPLVVKVGGSLFDRVVPLLEIFREAGRPVLIVPGGGKFADLVRRLDVSEDAAHWMAIAGMEQFSWYIASHGIPATSALALPAEVTVLLPYCALREIDPLPHSWNVTSDTIAAWVARELSADLLLLKSVDGIHHRRRLLSRVEDPSITSDDVDPAFIRFVFDNNLVARVVNGRHDDRVRRALRDEAVVGTLVDPRF comes from the coding sequence ATGAATTCGCCCGCATCCCCGCTGGTCGTCAAGGTCGGGGGGAGCCTTTTCGACCGGGTTGTCCCCCTGCTCGAGATTTTCAGGGAGGCCGGCCGCCCGGTGCTGATCGTACCCGGCGGCGGGAAGTTCGCCGACCTCGTCCGGCGGCTCGACGTCTCCGAGGACGCCGCCCACTGGATGGCGATCGCCGGCATGGAGCAGTTTTCGTGGTACATCGCCTCGCACGGCATCCCGGCGACCTCCGCCCTCGCGCTTCCCGCGGAGGTGACGGTCCTCCTCCCCTACTGCGCTCTCCGCGAGATCGATCCCCTCCCCCATTCCTGGAACGTCACCTCCGACACCATCGCCGCCTGGGTTGCTCGCGAGCTCTCGGCCGACCTGCTTCTCCTGAAATCGGTCGACGGCATCCATCACCGCCGCAGGCTCCTCTCAAGGGTCGAGGACCCTTCCATCACCTCCGACGATGTCGATCCCGCGTTCATCCGGTTCGTCTTCGATAACAACCTCGTGGCCCGGGTGGTGAACGGCAGGCACGACGACCGGGTTCGCCGGGCGCTCCGGGATGAGGCAGTCGTCGGGACGCTCGTCGATCCGAGATTTTAA
- the cls gene encoding cardiolipin synthase, with amino-acid sequence MELLLSIGFILALNVVFAVTIVFFERRNPTATTAWLVVLFLLPPVGFALYLFFGQNYTRQRMFVVKEHEDRCFLQGVFERQHRALAGNHHRFATPAAEEFRDAIFLLLRNNRAYLTEGNRVDVYTRGEDKFDALFAAIRGARHSIHLEYFVINDDELGRAVVRALAEKAREGVEVRLLFDAMGSRAGGGSRKAFFELEDVGGKIGVFFPSVYRINYRNHRKIAVIDGTVGFIGGFNIGDDYLGKGPLGCWRDTAVRITGEAVRMLQLRFFLDWNYVTGEYPGIETCYFPQESTPGATPVQIVSGGPDTRWNPIKEGYLKLINSARESICIQTPYFIPDESVADALRLAALSGVDVRIMIPCKPDHPFVYWATLSFIGDLLDAGVRAYTYDGGFLHAKTIVVDGKAGSVGSANWDVRSFRLNFEANAFFYDAAVGADLVRAFEEDLAVCTEITPENYLARSLAVRVKESVSRLFSPLG; translated from the coding sequence GTGGAACTGTTGCTCTCGATAGGGTTCATCCTGGCGCTCAACGTCGTCTTCGCCGTCACGATAGTCTTCTTCGAGCGGAGGAACCCGACAGCAACGACGGCCTGGCTGGTTGTTCTCTTCCTGCTGCCCCCCGTCGGGTTCGCTCTCTACCTCTTCTTCGGGCAGAACTACACCCGGCAGAGGATGTTCGTCGTCAAGGAGCACGAGGACCGCTGTTTTCTCCAGGGGGTCTTCGAAAGACAGCACCGGGCACTCGCCGGCAACCATCACCGGTTCGCCACCCCGGCGGCGGAGGAGTTCCGCGATGCGATCTTCCTCCTCCTCCGGAACAACCGGGCCTACCTGACCGAGGGGAACCGGGTCGACGTCTACACCCGGGGCGAGGATAAGTTCGACGCGCTCTTTGCCGCGATCCGGGGAGCACGCCATAGCATCCACCTGGAGTATTTCGTCATCAACGACGACGAACTCGGGCGGGCGGTTGTCCGCGCCCTTGCAGAGAAGGCACGGGAGGGCGTCGAGGTCCGCCTCCTCTTCGACGCGATGGGTTCCCGGGCCGGTGGCGGGTCGCGGAAGGCGTTCTTTGAACTGGAGGACGTGGGCGGGAAGATCGGTGTCTTCTTTCCCTCGGTTTATCGGATCAACTACCGCAATCACCGAAAGATCGCCGTCATCGACGGGACCGTGGGGTTCATCGGCGGGTTCAACATCGGGGACGACTATCTCGGGAAGGGGCCGCTCGGCTGCTGGCGCGATACCGCCGTCCGGATCACGGGAGAAGCCGTCCGGATGCTCCAGCTCCGGTTCTTCCTCGACTGGAACTACGTGACCGGCGAGTACCCGGGCATCGAGACCTGCTACTTCCCCCAGGAGAGCACTCCCGGCGCGACGCCCGTCCAGATCGTCTCCGGCGGCCCGGATACCCGGTGGAACCCGATAAAGGAGGGGTATCTCAAACTGATCAACTCCGCCCGGGAATCGATCTGCATCCAGACACCCTACTTCATACCGGACGAGAGCGTCGCCGATGCCCTGCGCCTCGCGGCGCTCTCCGGGGTCGACGTCCGGATCATGATCCCCTGCAAGCCCGATCACCCGTTCGTCTACTGGGCGACCCTCTCGTTCATCGGTGACCTGCTGGATGCCGGGGTGCGGGCCTACACCTACGACGGGGGGTTCCTCCACGCGAAGACGATCGTCGTCGACGGGAAGGCGGGCTCGGTCGGGAGCGCGAACTGGGACGTCCGGAGTTTCCGGCTGAATTTCGAGGCGAACGCGTTCTTCTACGACGCTGCCGTCGGGGCCGATCTTGTGCGGGCGTTCGAGGAGGATCTCGCCGTCTGCACCGAGATCACGCCGGAAAACTACCTGGCGCGCTCCCTCGCCGTCCGGGTGAAGGAGTCGGTCTCCCGCCTCTTCTCGCCGCTCGGGTGA
- a CDS encoding SpoIIAA family protein — protein MLEGMATGAENVVGFRFDGEMTAGDYDVTLIPALEDAKRSHPVLRILFHIVSFHGWKPHGYWEKLKDWPGMEKVDRIAIVGGEKWEEWMNHLPGLFTGFTGIDVRYFTEGHLDTAIGWLREPIPAEL, from the coding sequence ATGCTCGAAGGGATGGCAACAGGTGCGGAAAACGTCGTCGGGTTCCGGTTCGACGGCGAGATGACGGCAGGAGATTACGACGTGACGCTGATTCCGGCGCTCGAGGACGCAAAGAGAAGCCACCCGGTTCTCCGGATACTCTTTCATATCGTGAGCTTCCACGGCTGGAAGCCGCACGGCTACTGGGAGAAGCTCAAGGACTGGCCGGGGATGGAGAAGGTCGACCGGATCGCGATCGTCGGCGGGGAGAAGTGGGAAGAGTGGATGAACCACCTGCCGGGACTCTTCACGGGCTTTACGGGTATCGACGTCCGCTATTTCACCGAAGGCCACCTGGACACCGCCATCGGCTGGCTTCGGGAGCCGATACCCGCCGAACTGTAG
- a CDS encoding malate dehydrogenase yields MAKVTILGATGNVGIFAAHTISEIPYVSDMLLVGRPGREDFLAGCCRDLSDSFAARGTDIRLSYSTSILDAKDSDVVICTAGVPRRPGQDRNDLAFENAKIIAETAETIGRSSPDAILFLVTNPVDVMTAVALKYSEFQPRQIFGLGTHLDSMRLKSLIAHYFRVHVSEVHTRIIGEHGDSMVPLWSATTIGGIRISNLPTFSGLPAQEMIETVRTSGEAIIRDKGSTVYGPGEAIATLVKTILGDENRILTVSSYIKSEIHGIGDVCIGVPARINRDGVFPVPLSLEENEVAGFRESVKKIRKVTADVMERLEEVR; encoded by the coding sequence ATGGCAAAAGTAACGATTCTCGGGGCTACAGGGAACGTCGGCATATTTGCGGCCCATACCATATCCGAGATCCCGTACGTCAGCGATATGCTGCTCGTCGGGAGGCCCGGACGCGAAGATTTTCTCGCGGGCTGCTGCCGTGACTTATCCGACTCGTTTGCTGCACGAGGCACCGACATCCGGCTCTCGTACAGTACGAGCATTCTCGACGCAAAAGACTCGGATGTCGTAATCTGTACGGCAGGCGTACCACGCCGGCCAGGACAGGACAGGAACGACCTGGCCTTTGAGAACGCAAAGATCATCGCCGAGACCGCCGAGACGATCGGTCGGTCATCGCCCGATGCCATTCTCTTTCTCGTAACGAATCCCGTCGACGTCATGACCGCCGTCGCTCTGAAATATTCGGAGTTCCAGCCGAGACAGATCTTCGGCCTCGGGACGCATCTCGACTCGATGCGCTTGAAATCCCTGATCGCGCACTACTTCCGGGTCCACGTCAGCGAGGTGCATACCCGTATCATCGGCGAGCATGGCGACAGCATGGTTCCGCTCTGGTCGGCGACGACGATCGGCGGCATCCGGATAAGCAACCTGCCCACCTTCTCGGGACTGCCCGCGCAGGAGATGATCGAGACCGTCAGAACGAGCGGCGAGGCGATCATCAGGGATAAGGGCTCTACCGTCTACGGGCCGGGAGAAGCGATTGCAACCCTGGTAAAGACGATCCTCGGGGACGAGAACCGTATCCTCACCGTCTCAAGTTACATCAAAAGCGAGATCCACGGGATCGGCGACGTCTGCATCGGCGTACCCGCCCGTATCAACCGGGACGGCGTCTTTCCGGTTCCGCTCAGCCTCGAAGAGAACGAAGTCGCCGGGTTCCGCGAGTCGGTCAAGAAGATCCGCAAGGTCACTGCCGACGTGATGGAACGGCTCGAAGAAGTTCGTTAG
- a CDS encoding PHP-associated domain-containing protein has product MRYYKDIIFQKPLPEEIRHLGLLPADLHFHTRHSDSPTRVRDALKLAARRGIGLAITDHNQVGGVSEAERQGIRVPLVPGIEVSANDGPHILLYFYSASDLRDFYRRHVERNRRNGPFTAIHLDTSEILDRREGYTCIAAEAHPCGYAFLNRGVERCVAGECIGEEVFSRLDALEVICGGMARSHNLKAAGLAAAHGLGRTGGTDGHLLFELGGVVTCAEADTVEELLDAIRAKKTVIIGHERPLYEKAVMGTAVLPHHLPYTVPILQARWEQGLPRIRKFVEGRLNR; this is encoded by the coding sequence ATGCGGTATTATAAAGACATCATATTCCAGAAACCTCTGCCTGAAGAGATCCGGCATCTCGGGCTGCTCCCGGCGGACCTTCACTTTCATACCCGGCACTCCGACTCCCCCACCCGCGTGCGGGACGCGCTGAAACTCGCGGCACGGCGGGGGATCGGGCTTGCGATCACCGACCATAACCAGGTCGGCGGCGTCTCCGAGGCAGAGCGGCAGGGGATCCGGGTTCCCCTCGTCCCCGGGATCGAGGTCAGCGCCAACGACGGCCCGCACATCCTGCTCTACTTTTACTCGGCGTCCGATCTGCGGGACTTCTACCGGCGCCATGTCGAGAGAAATCGGAGGAACGGCCCGTTCACCGCGATACACCTCGATACTTCCGAGATCCTCGACCGCCGGGAGGGCTACACCTGCATCGCCGCCGAGGCGCACCCCTGCGGCTACGCCTTCCTGAACCGGGGGGTCGAGCGGTGCGTCGCCGGTGAGTGCATCGGCGAAGAAGTCTTCTCGCGCCTCGACGCCCTCGAGGTGATCTGCGGCGGGATGGCCCGGAGCCACAACCTGAAGGCGGCCGGGCTCGCCGCCGCCCACGGTCTCGGGCGGACCGGCGGAACCGACGGCCACCTCCTCTTCGAACTCGGGGGGGTCGTCACCTGCGCCGAGGCCGATACCGTCGAAGAGCTCCTGGACGCCATCCGGGCAAAAAAGACCGTCATCATCGGGCACGAGCGACCGCTCTACGAGAAGGCGGTGATGGGAACCGCGGTCCTCCCGCACCACCTCCCCTACACCGTCCCCATCCTCCAGGCCCGCTGGGAGCAGGGCCTCCCCCGGATCAGGAAGTTCGTCGAGGGCCGGCTGAACCGGTGA
- a CDS encoding AI-2E family transporter: MNIAGNLPPPARIAIVGAAVVIVLAGIRVATPILGPLLVAAFFAMITAPAMKWLTRRRVPPLLAAATVVAGLIGIFAGMIIFLGAAFTGFIRTLPQYQASLEAHAAVLADYGIDIGRFTIWDYIDQGFILQQATELARQIGNIAVDAFLVFVGIGFLLLEAPRLAAVLARHLGPESAPYRHLSQSGKILIDYVVVRTKVNLITGVGTGLFLTLLGVDFAVLWGFIAFVLSYVPYIGLVVAAIPPTLLALIEFGPAGAVAVIAAVALIDAAAENLFLPRIAGRELNLSPFVVLFSVIFWGFILGAVGIFLAIPLTIAVKLFLESWEETRWIGEMMGNGDWEG, encoded by the coding sequence GTGAACATCGCCGGGAACCTCCCTCCCCCTGCCCGCATCGCGATCGTCGGGGCGGCGGTCGTCATCGTGCTCGCGGGGATACGGGTGGCCACACCGATCCTCGGCCCGCTCCTCGTCGCCGCCTTCTTCGCCATGATCACTGCTCCCGCCATGAAATGGTTGACCCGGCGGAGAGTTCCCCCGCTCCTCGCCGCCGCAACGGTGGTCGCGGGGCTGATCGGGATCTTCGCCGGAATGATCATCTTCCTCGGTGCGGCCTTTACCGGGTTTATCCGAACTCTTCCGCAGTACCAGGCGAGCCTCGAAGCCCATGCGGCCGTCCTCGCCGATTACGGCATAGATATCGGCAGGTTCACGATATGGGACTACATCGACCAGGGGTTCATCCTCCAGCAGGCGACCGAACTTGCCCGGCAGATCGGGAACATCGCCGTCGATGCCTTCCTCGTCTTCGTCGGAATCGGGTTCCTTCTCCTGGAGGCACCCCGTCTTGCGGCCGTTCTCGCGCGCCACCTGGGACCGGAGAGCGCCCCCTACCGGCACCTATCCCAATCGGGCAAGATCCTGATCGACTACGTGGTGGTCAGGACGAAGGTGAACCTGATCACCGGCGTCGGTACCGGACTCTTTCTCACCCTCCTCGGGGTCGACTTCGCGGTGCTCTGGGGGTTCATCGCCTTCGTCCTGAGTTACGTCCCCTACATAGGCCTGGTCGTGGCCGCGATCCCCCCCACCCTCCTCGCGCTCATCGAGTTCGGGCCGGCCGGGGCGGTTGCCGTCATCGCTGCCGTCGCCCTCATCGACGCCGCTGCAGAAAACCTCTTCCTCCCCCGGATAGCCGGGCGGGAACTCAACCTCTCGCCGTTCGTCGTCCTCTTCTCCGTCATCTTCTGGGGATTCATCCTCGGTGCGGTCGGTATCTTTCTCGCCATACCGCTGACGATCGCGGTGAAACTCTTCCTCGAGAGTTGGGAAGAGACCCGGTGGATCGGGGAGATGATGGGCAACGGAGACTGGGAGGGGTAG
- a CDS encoding phospholipase D-like domain-containing protein, whose amino-acid sequence MRRIAAVILLLCLLAGTAGGIQIVEFCPDPYQPGDPDEYLVLEGTGILDGYVLSDGEGGYRFPPGTRIDGRLTVARSGPAFEQSHGYLPDFEIEERTPAVPDVIPNGNLLMANRADELLLYRGTTLVQQIAWPGDVCAREGQIHYFEDGAWDPRPLSIGQSRLKPQTFEGVAVTAFVAPDCSYEIFSAAVAEAEREILVNVYEFTDEKMANDLICALDRGVAVTVLLEGGPVGGVSPEGRAVAGALNRSGIPVLSMTTTDAGHAKYRYDHAKYLVIDGSTVLLGSENFKPGGYPAAGLQGNRGWGVLLKDPELTAYFREVFLFDAAGGDIVPLGGTAAELYTPWAPDYTVEFAPCHAEGARVTPVVSPDTSVLILGLIEGAEESIAIEQAYITNETPCDFNPYLAAAIDASRRGVAVRVLLDAAWFNTEGDADNDEMAAIINRLAAAEGLPLEARLADLEANNLDKIHNKGVIVDGTKVLVSSINWNANSPAFNREAGVIVEHPDIAVYYLAVFEDDWDASDRSKASSAPETDRLKIAAAACILAALAGLYLYRRRRT is encoded by the coding sequence ATGCGCCGGATCGCCGCCGTCATACTACTCCTCTGCCTCCTTGCCGGCACGGCCGGCGGTATTCAGATCGTCGAGTTCTGCCCGGACCCCTACCAGCCTGGCGATCCCGACGAGTATCTGGTGCTTGAGGGGACGGGGATCCTCGACGGCTACGTCCTCTCGGACGGCGAGGGCGGCTACCGGTTCCCGCCGGGAACGCGGATCGATGGACGGCTGACGGTGGCAAGGAGCGGGCCGGCGTTCGAGCAGTCGCACGGCTATCTTCCCGACTTCGAGATCGAGGAGCGGACGCCGGCCGTGCCGGACGTGATCCCGAACGGGAACCTCCTGATGGCAAACCGGGCGGACGAACTCCTCCTCTACCGGGGGACCACCCTCGTCCAGCAGATCGCCTGGCCCGGCGACGTCTGCGCCCGGGAGGGGCAGATTCACTACTTCGAGGACGGTGCCTGGGACCCGCGCCCGCTCTCCATCGGCCAGTCCCGCCTTAAGCCCCAAACATTCGAGGGCGTCGCGGTGACCGCGTTCGTCGCCCCGGACTGCTCCTACGAGATCTTCTCGGCGGCCGTCGCGGAGGCGGAGCGCGAGATCCTGGTGAATGTCTACGAGTTCACCGACGAAAAGATGGCAAACGACCTCATCTGCGCCCTTGATAGAGGCGTAGCCGTGACCGTTCTCCTCGAGGGCGGGCCGGTGGGCGGCGTCTCACCGGAGGGGCGCGCGGTCGCGGGTGCCCTCAACCGGAGCGGTATCCCGGTCCTTTCGATGACGACGACCGATGCCGGCCATGCGAAATACCGCTACGACCATGCCAAGTATCTCGTCATCGACGGGAGCACCGTCCTGCTCGGGAGCGAGAACTTCAAGCCCGGCGGCTATCCGGCGGCGGGGTTGCAGGGCAACCGCGGGTGGGGGGTCCTCCTGAAAGACCCCGAACTCACGGCCTACTTCCGCGAGGTCTTCCTCTTCGATGCGGCGGGCGGCGACATCGTCCCGCTCGGGGGCACGGCTGCCGAACTCTACACGCCCTGGGCGCCCGATTATACGGTCGAGTTCGCCCCCTGCCATGCGGAGGGGGCGCGGGTAACCCCGGTCGTATCCCCGGATACGAGCGTCCTCATCCTCGGGCTGATCGAGGGGGCAGAGGAGAGCATCGCGATCGAGCAGGCCTACATCACGAACGAGACTCCCTGCGACTTCAACCCCTACCTCGCAGCCGCGATCGACGCCTCCCGGCGGGGCGTCGCGGTGCGGGTGCTTCTCGATGCCGCCTGGTTCAACACCGAAGGCGACGCGGACAACGACGAGATGGCCGCGATCATCAACCGGCTTGCCGCGGCAGAAGGGCTGCCACTCGAAGCAAGGCTCGCCGACCTCGAAGCGAACAACCTCGACAAGATCCACAACAAGGGCGTGATCGTCGACGGAACGAAGGTGCTCGTCAGCAGCATCAACTGGAATGCCAACTCACCGGCGTTCAACCGGGAAGCGGGGGTGATCGTCGAACACCCGGATATCGCCGTGTACTACCTCGCCGTCTTTGAAGACGACTGGGATGCTTCGGACAGGAGTAAAGCGAGCAGCGCTCCGGAAACCGACCGGCTCAAAATAGCGGCGGCGGCGTGCATACTCGCCGCGCTGGCGGGACTCTACCTCTACCGGCGGAGGCGCACGTGA